A single region of the Triticum dicoccoides isolate Atlit2015 ecotype Zavitan chromosome 2B, WEW_v2.0, whole genome shotgun sequence genome encodes:
- the LOC119362613 gene encoding uncharacterized protein LOC119362613 → MRPPPYRRGQTASQQEKGICLPGSTSRAPATLGQIPSSLGCFALRGGEIEPVVAAQALGDAFEFLSDLVNRFPLPTLGGEYTRPAQPVADPVDAVAESSIADVGDASPARQPDLNDACASSNLFAPDSKQSMCRDDPQAPFWTKRKRYY, encoded by the exons ATGCGGCCGCCCCCGTACCGGCGTGGCCAAACGGCGTCGCAACAGGAAAAAGGAATCTGCCTACCCGGCTCGACCTCTCGGGCACCTGCTACTCTCGGACAGATCCCCTCTTCCCTCGGGTGCTTTGCTCTGCGCGGCGGAGAGATCGAACCAGTGGTGGCGGCACAGGCGCTGGGAGATGCATTCGAGTTCCTATCAGATCTGGTTAACAG ATTCCCTCTTCCCACGTTGGGTGGTGAATACACGCGGCCGGCGCAGCCGGTTGCAGATCCGGTGGACGCAGTAGCCGAGTCCAGCATTGCTGATGTTGGTGATGCCTCGCCGGCGCGGCAGCCAGACCTGAACGACGCTTGCGCGTCTAGCAACTTGTTCGCACCGGATTCAAAACAGTCAATGTGCAGGGACGACCCGCAGGCACCGTTCTGGACGAAGAG AAAGAGATATTACTGA